A genomic stretch from Salvelinus namaycush isolate Seneca chromosome 25, SaNama_1.0, whole genome shotgun sequence includes:
- the arl14 gene encoding ADP-ribosylation factor-like protein 14 — MGQRGSRPQPEARVLLLGLDSAGKSTLLYKLKYNESVNTVPTIGFNVEMIEAKKKRETVALTVWDVGGQNTMRHYWKSFYQDTAGLVFVVDSSDRRRLDEARRELDHALRSEFLRGLPVVILANKQDLPEAVSVTEITERFHLRTMSAERDWFVQPCSAVTGAGLIEGFQKVAHLLKLPSEDVQDNIKETVQYLRSKSVKSMGL; from the coding sequence ATGGGACAGCGGGGATCGAGACCCCAACCCGAGGCCCGAGTTCTCCTATTGGGTCTCGACTCAGCGGGGAAATCAACCCTTCTTTACAAACTGAAATATAACGAATCGGTCAATACCGTTCCCACCATCGGCTTCAATGTGGAGATGATAGAAGCCAAAAAGAAGAGGGAGACAGTTGCTCTGACCGTGTGGGACGTGGGCGGCCAGAATACAATGAGGCACTACTGGAAGAGCTTCTATCAGGACACTGCTGGACTGGTGTTCGTGGTGGACAGTTCCGACAGGCGCCGGTTGGACGAGGCCCGGCGGGAACTAGATCACGCCCTGAGGAGTGAATTCTTACGGGGTCTGCCTGTGGTCATCCTCGCCAACAAGCAGGACCTTCCCGAAGCCGTATCCGTCACGGAGATAACGGAGCGCTTTCACCTGAGGACGATGAGCGCTGAGCGGGACTGGTTCGTTCAGCCCTGCTCTGCTGTGACCGGTGCTGGGCTTATAGAGGGCTTCCAAAAGGTGGCACACCTGCTCAAACTACCATCAGAGGACGTTCAAGACAATATTAAAGAGACAGTGCAGTATCTACGATCAAAATCAGTCAAGTCAATGGGTTTGTAA
- the LOC120019881 gene encoding zona pellucida sperm-binding protein 3-like — protein MANASLAQSFKPSAEPTSPPRTRTVLVKCHEDSLEVVVKADLFDMGILVDGSDLHLGSNKMGSKGVEDSCSAVSTGEAEFIIFAQLTACGTKLAFMETELVYSNILSYSPVPSSGVVRFDSAVIPIECHYGKRYAVDSAALAPTWIPFTSTVTAEDYLQFSLRLITDDWRSERGSNAYFLGETIHLEAAVTMGNHMPLRVYVDHCVATATPDADSNPRHNFIEYYGCFTDAQLTGSNSRYMPRVQDDKLHIMLDAFRFYQEDSNQIFITCHLKAVPAMFSVKSTSRACSFIENSWRSADGNDQVCISCAVSKRFAESIAPMTTTNTKTTTPKPNSSSFQFRTEQLQKVEPRSKKPYSGDWKRGTDTTGGLRMKQSQSEAT, from the exons ATGGCGA ATGCCAGTCTGGCCCAATCCTTTAAACCGAGTGCAGAGCCAACCAGTCCTCCTAGGACGAGAACAGTCCTCGTGAAGTGCCACGAAGATTCTCTTGAAGTCGTGGTGAAAGCTGACCTATTTGACATGGGCATTCTGGTGGACGGCAGCGATTTGCACCTAGGTTCCAATAAAATGGGTAGCAAGGGCGTTGAAGATTCTTGCAGTGCGGTTTCAACGGGGGAGGCTGAGTTTATCATCTTTGCCCAGTTGACCGCATGTGGAACCAAACTCGCA TTTATGGAGACGGAGCTGGTTTATTCCAATATTCTCAGCTATTCACCTGTACCCTCTTCTGGTGTCGTCAGATTTGATTCGGCTGTGATTCCCATCGAATGCCATTACGGAAA GAGGTATGCTGTTGACAGTGCTGCCCTGGCTCCCACCTGGATCCCCTTTACCTCAACAGTGACTGCTGAGGACTATCTGCAATTCAGCCTCCGCCTCATCACGG ATGACTGGCGCTCTGAAAGGGGATCAAATGCCTACTTCCTGGGTGAAACCATACACCTGGAGGCAGCTGTCACCATGGGCAACCACATGCCCCTCCGTGTGTATGTGGACCATTGTGTGGCCACAGCAACTCCTGACGCAGACTCCAACCCTAGACACAACTTCATAGAGTACTACGG ATGCTTCACTGATGCCCAGCTGACCGGCTCTAATTCACGGTACATGCCCAGGGTCCAGGATGACAAGCTGCATATCATGCTGGATGCCTTCAGGTTCTACCAGGAGGATTCCA ACCAGATCTTCATCACCTGCCATCTGAAAGCTGTCCCTGCCATGTTTTCTGTGAAATCAACGAGTCGAGCGTGCTCCTTCATTGAGAACAG CTGGAGGTCAGCAGATGGGAACGACCAGGTCTGTATAAGTTGTGCAGTCTCCAAACGCTTTGCGGAGTCTATTGCCCCCATGACTACAACCAACACTAAGACTACTACTCCCAAACCAAATTCATCCAGTTTCCAGTTTCGCACAGAGCAGCTCCAAAAGGTTGAGCCCAGATCCAAAAAGCCTTACTCTGGTGACTGGAAGAGGGGAACGGACACAACAGGTGGGTTACGGATGAAGCAAAGCCAATCAGAGGCAACCTAG
- the LOC120019809 gene encoding interleukin-12 subunit alpha-like encodes MMPNAKLYFATWLLWVALTCSLWHVNMSSPVVLRNHPITDNCLTTAQTLLWNITEALAQEHLFKGINCTDQGMELNTRTQTVQVCAPKTKSTQQHSTCSRVTNVKFDQDKCLRNIEEDLRCYSDMLQAIDPKLLGPNVLQNIGEIKENCFSSSLLGVWSSQQDTQGCRPTQGTANQNSFDERVHLCKVLKGLQVRTVTINRIIGYIHAGEHNM; translated from the exons ATGATGCCAAACGCCAAGCTTT ATTTTGCCACTTGGCTGCTCTGGGTCGCGCTCACTTGTTCTCTCTGGCACGTGAACATGTCCAGCCCAGTGGTGTTGCGCAACCACCCGATAACTGACAACTGTCTTACTACTGCGCAAACACTACTTTGGAACATCACGGAGGCGCTTGCACAG GAACACCTGTTCAAAGGAATAAACTGCACGGACCAGGGTATGGAGTTGAACACGAGAACACAGACAGTGCAAGTGTGTGCGCCAAAA ACCAAAAGCACTCAACAGCACTCAACATGTTCCAGAGTGACAAATGTAAAGTTTGATCAG GACAAGTGTCTGAGGAACATTGAGGAGGATCTGCGTTGTTATAGTGACATGCTACAAGCTATTGACCCTAAACTGCTTGGACCCAATGTGCTGCAGAACATAGGAGAGATTAAGGAG AACTGCTTCTCCTCGTCTTTGTTGGGAGTCTGGTCCTCTCAGCAG GATACACAAGGTTGTAGGCCTACTCAAGGTACTGCTAACCAAAATTCCTTTGATGAAAGGGTACATCTGTGTAAAGTGCTGAAGGGGCTCCAGGTTCGCACCGTAACCATCAACAGAATCATTGGATATATTCATGCTGGGGAACACAATATGTAA